One window of the Amia ocellicauda isolate fAmiCal2 chromosome 18, fAmiCal2.hap1, whole genome shotgun sequence genome contains the following:
- the LOC136713964 gene encoding transcription factor HES-5-like, translating to MAPTLAAAMGYSKEHATLSHKLRKPMVERMRRDRINSSIEQLKSLLAGDFLSQQPDSKLEKADILEMTVCYLRQQCQQQLASASSGPAAAGEGYSRCAQEIVRFLSRDQVKTESRRRLLSHFRSGQQSSDKASCPSALPQLSSPARHSTIKQESPAKGALWRPW from the exons ATGGCACCGACACTCGCTGCAGCAATGGGATACTCAAAGGAGCACGCCACCCTGAGCCACAAA CTGAGAAAGCCGATGGTTGAGCGAATGCGCAGAGATCGCATCAACAGCAGCATCGAGCAGCTCAAGTCTCTCCTGGCCGGCGACTTCCTGAGCCAGCAGCCCGACTCCAAGCTGGAGAAAGCCGACATCCTGGAAATGACGGTGTGCTACCTGAGACAGCAGTGCCAGCAGCAGCTCGCTAGCGCCTCCTCCGGGCCTGCGGCTGCAGGCGAGGGCTACTCCAGGTGTGCCCAAGAAATCGTGCGCTTCCTGTCCCGGGATCAAGTGAAGACCGAGTCCCGGCGAAGACTGCTGAGCCATTTCCGGAGCGGGCAGCAGTCCTCTGATAAGGCCAGCTGTCCGAGCGCCCTGCCCCAGCTGAGCTCCCCAGCCCGCCACAGCACCATCAAACAGGAGAGTCCGGCTAAAGGCGCCCTCTGGCGGCCCTGGTAG
- the LOC136713512 gene encoding transcription factor HES-5-like yields MAPTLAAAMGYSKEHATLSHKLRKPMVERMRRDRINSSIEQLKSLLAGDFLSQQPDSKLEKADILEMTVCYLRQQCQQQLASASSGPAAAGEGYSRCAQEIVRFLSRDQVKTESRRRLLSHFRSGQQSSDKASCPSALPQLSSPARHSTIKQESPAKGALWRPW; encoded by the exons ATGGCACCGACACTCGCTGCAGCAATGGGATACTCAAAGGAGCACGCCACCCTGAGCCACAAA CTGAGAAAGCCGATGGTTGAGCGAATGCGCAGAGATCGCATCAACAGCAGCATCGAGCAGCTCAAGTCTCTCCTGGCCGGCGACTTCCTGAGCCAGCAGCCCGACTCCAAGCTGGAGAAAGCCGACATCCTGGAAATGACGGTGTGCTACCTGAGACAGCAGTGCCAGCAGCAGCTCGCTAGCGCCTCCTCCGGGCCTGCGGCTGCAGGCGAGGGCTACTCCAGGTGTGCCCAAGAAATCGTGCGCTTCCTGTCCCGGGATCAAGTGAAGACCGAGTCCCGGCGAAGACTGCTGAGCCATTTCCGGAGTGGGCAGCAGTCCTCTGATAAGGCCAGCTGTCCGAGCGCCCTGCCCCAGCTGAGCTCCCCAGCCCGCCACAGCACCATCAAACAGGAGAGTCCGGCTAAAGGTGCCCTCTGGCGGCCCTGGTAG